Within Sorangiineae bacterium MSr11367, the genomic segment GCGAGCATCCCGACGGGGGTGCGTCGCCAGCCGAGTGGCAACAGTCGCTCCGGGTGATCCAGTTCCACGATGGCCTGGTGCCCCGTGATGGTCGGATCGGTGCCGGGAAACTCGAAGCCCGCGCGCTTGCGCACGACGCTGCGACCGCCGTCGCATCCCACGAGGTACGCGCAACGCAGCACGCGAGCGCCCTCCGGCGTGCGCACCTGGAGCTGCACACCTTGCCCATCGTCGTGGAAATCGGTGAGCTCGTGCCCGCGGCGCACCTCGATGCCCATGGCCCGCACACGATCTCCGAGCATGCGCTCGAGCGGCTGCTGCCGGATCCCGCGGAAGCGGCGGTGCGGTTCGCGCTGTCTCGTTTGGTCGATGAGAAAGAGCCCGGCGAAGTGCCCGCCGATCTTTCCAATCTTCTTCGCCATCTCCTCGCCCGCGGGGCCGGTGCTCTTGGCCATCGCACGGAAGGCCTCGAGCATCGTACGCTCTTCGGCATCCATGTCCGGGCCGAATCCTCGGCGTTCGAGCGCTTCGCCGGCCAGCGCCCCCACGGCACCGGCCTTGATGGTCTCATCCGGTGCCGCGAGGCGCTCGAGCACGACCACCGAAGCGCCCCCGAGCACCAGCTCGATGGCCAAAAGAAGTCCCGCAGGCCCTGCGCCCGCGATGGCGACGTCTACCGTCTCGTTTTGCATGAACTTGAGTCTAATAAAATATTTTATTGGATCAAATTTTAAGTCGCGTTAACATTTCTCTCGTGGCAGAGGACGACGGCCTTCGGGCGAGAAAAAAGCGTGAAACACGTCAGCTCATCTCCGACGTGGCCACGGCGCTTTTCATCGAGCGGGGTTTCGACGCGGTGACCATCGCCGAGATCGCCGAGATGGCCAACGTCTCCAAGGTCACCGTGTTCAACTACTTCCCGCGCAAGGAAGACCTCTTCTTCGACCGCGAGCAGGAGATGCGCGATGTCGCATGCAATGCCCTCGCCCGGCGCGCGCGCGGGCAATCGCCTCTCACCGTTCTCTGCGATCTGGCGCGCGAGCTGGTCGACGGCGAGCATCCGTTCGCCAAGTTCACCGACGGTGTTTCGCAATTCTGGAGCACGGTCGAGGCCAGCCCCGCCCTGCGCGCGCGGGCGCGGGAGATGCGGGACGAGTTCGAAGCCGATCTCGCCGCCATGCTCGCCGACGCGGCGGGGGCGCGGAAGGACGACCCGGCCGCGCGCATCCTCGCCGGCGGCGTGCTGACGGGCTGGATTCTCGCCTACGCCGAGGCCCTGCGCCGCCAGCGCCGGGGTGATGCGGAGCCCAAGGTGCGTGCCACGTTCTTTAAACGACTCGAGCGCGCCCTGGCCATCGTTCGAAATGGCACGAAGGGCACGCCCTACGGGTGAACGTCGATGTGAATCAGCGGAAGAGCACGAACGTCGGCTCGAAGCCCATTTCGCGGGCCAGGAGCTTCGGTAGGACCTTGCGCGTCTTCACGTCGACGAAGTTCATGCCCGCGCCCTTGGCGCAGAAGCCGGTGATGCACGTATTGGCCAGTGCCACGAGGGTGCCTTTGGCGTTCATGTCCACGGCATCCATCCCGTCGAAGGCATCGACCAAGGAGCCGGAGCGATCCTCGATGGTGCCGTCGGCTTTGACCTGGGCCGAGAAGAGGTGGGTCGACGTCGTCGGCGTGCTCGTATGGTAGATGATGAACAGATCGCTGTAAGGTGCACGGAACGAGACCGCGCCCTGAAAGCCGCTTTGGGCTTCTTTGACGTCTCGCACCGCGAGGCCCTTCGTGTCGATGCGAAAGAGCATCCCGGTGTCTTGCGGGCGCACGCCAATGGCGGTGACCAAGAGCAGATTGCGCTTCGTGTCGAGCACCATGGGCAGATCGGGCTCGAGGCCAGAATGTTTGCCGGCGCCATCGGCCTTGGGAAACTCCAGCTCGATCTTTTTCGTCACGGCATTGGAGCGCGTGTCCACCACGGCCACGGCCCCC encodes:
- a CDS encoding TetR/AcrR family transcriptional regulator, which encodes MAEDDGLRARKKRETRQLISDVATALFIERGFDAVTIAEIAEMANVSKVTVFNYFPRKEDLFFDREQEMRDVACNALARRARGQSPLTVLCDLARELVDGEHPFAKFTDGVSQFWSTVEASPALRARAREMRDEFEADLAAMLADAAGARKDDPAARILAGGVLTGWILAYAEALRRQRRGDAEPKVRATFFKRLERALAIVRNGTKGTPYG